Part of the Deltaproteobacteria bacterium genome is shown below.
GAAATAAAGAGTATGCCCTGGCGACCATCAAGGCCGCCGAGACGGCAGGGGCGGACTGCATCGTGCTTTGCGATACCAATGGCGGGACCTTGCCCTTTGAGCTAGAGGAGATCATCAGGGAGGTGAAGAGTTCGATCAAGACCCCATTGGGGATTCATGTCCACAATGACTCCGGTTTGGCAGTGGCCAACACCATCCTGGCCGTAAAGGAAGGGGTCGTCCAGGTCCAAGGGACCATCAATGGTTATGGGGAGAGGTGTGGAAATGCGGACCTCTGCCCCGTAATTTCCAATCTAAAGTTAAAGATGGGGGCAGAATGCCTCTCCGATGAGCGACTACGCAAGCTCAAAGAGGTCTCCAGGTTTGTAAGCGAACTCGCCAACTTGCCCCACAACAAACATCAGCCCTATGTGGGGGATAGCGCCTTCGCCCACAAAGGGGGGATGCACGTGAGCGCCATTCGCAAAAGCCCTCTTACCTACGAACACGTCAGGCCGGAGTTGGTGGGGAACAAACAAAGGGTCCTCATCTCGGATCTCTCCGGCGAGAGCAGTGTCCTGGCCAAGGCAAAGGAGTTCAACATAAAGCTGCAAAAAGGTGATAGAACGACCAAGAATATCTTGGTGGCATTAAAGGAGCTGGAGAACCGAGGTTATCAGTTCGAGGGGGCTGAGGGGTCCTTTGAACTCCTCATCAAGAAGGCCTTAGGGTTTCATAAGAAGTTCTTTGACCTGTTGGGCTTTCGGGTGATCGTAGAGAAGAGAGGTGACGAATCTCCCCCAATTTCCGAGGCCACTATTATGGTGAAGGTGGGAGACAGGGTGGAACATACGGCTGCTCTGGGGAACGGACCGGTAAATGCCCTGGACAACGCCATCAGGAAGGCCTTGGAGAATTTCTACCCTGAGCTCAAGGAGGTGAAGCTCATCGATTATAAGGTTAGGGTCCTCTCTGACCAAGAGGGTACAGGGGCCAGCACCAGGGTGCTGATAGAGTCCTGGGACGGAAAGGCCAACTGGGGTACGGTAGGGGTCTCGGAGAACATCATTCAGGCCAGCTGGCAGGCCTTGGTGGATAGCATCGATTATAAACTACTCAAGGAAGAAGAAAAGGGGATCAGATGAGGAGGATGATATGCGTTCGGACGCCATGAAAAAGGGTCTAGAAAGGGCCCCACACCGATCCCTCTTCAAGGCTATGGGTTATACCGATAGTGAGTTGGAACGGCCGCTGATCGGTGTGGCCAACTCGGCAAATGAGGTTATTCCTGGTCACATCCACCTGCATGAGATCGGTAAGGCCGTCAAGAAAGGAATACGGATGGCCGGCGGGACCCCCATGGAGTTTAACACCATCGGGATCTGTGATGGAATCGCCATGGGTCATGGGGGGATGAAGTACTCCTTGGGTTCCCGAGAACTCATTGCCGATTCGGTGGAGGTTATGGCCAGGGCGTACCCCTTTGACGGATTGGTCTTGGTCGCCGACTGTGACAAGATCGTTCCGGGAATGATGATGGCCATGGCGCGGCTGAACATCCCTGCTATTGTAGTGAGTGGTGGACCAATGCTCGCAGGCTGGTATCATGGCAAAGAGGTAGACCTCATCACGGTCTTTGAAGCGGTGGGAAGGGTGGCAACAGGTGAGATGTCCCTAGAGGAGCTTTCGGAAATAGAGTCTGTTGCCTGCCCTGGACCAGGTTCTTGCGCTGGGATGTTCACGGCCAATTCCATGAATTGTTGCTCCGAGGCCTTGGGGATTGCCCTGCCTGGCAACGGAACCATACCGGCAATAGACAATGCGCGATTGCGCCTTGCGCAGGAGGCCGGACAGAAGGTGATGGAGCTTGTCGACAAGGGGATACGGCCTCGTGACCTCCTGACCCAAGAGGCCTTTGCCAATGCCATAGCGGTCGATATGGCCTTTGGTGGTTCCACGAACACTGCGCTGCACCTGCCAGCCATCGCCCATGAGGTGGGTCTGAAGATAGACCTGGATATCTTCAACCAGATCAGCCAAAAGACCCCCCATCTGTGTAACCTCTCACCAGGGGGACCCCACCATGTCCAGGACCTCCATCGGGCCGGAGGGATCCCTGCACTCATGAAGGAATTGTCGAGAGGAGGGTTACTCAATACAGAGCTTTTAACCGTTACCGGAAAAACAGTAGGGGAGAATATAGTATCGTCTTCTATCAATAACTCAGAGGTGATAAGGCCCTTGGACAATCCCTATCACGCCACTGGGGGGCTTGTTTTCCTCTTCGGTAATTTGGCGCCGGATGGCGGGGTGGTCAAGGCCTCGGCTGTCGCCCCGGAGATGCTTAGACATCAAGGACCCGCCAGGGTCTTTGAATCTGAAGAGGACGCCTTAAGGGCCATCCTAGCCAAGGAGATCGTCAAAGGAGAGGTGATCGTCATCCGCTATGAAGGGCCCAAAGGGGGGCCAGGGATGAGGGAGATGCTTGCCCCTACCTCAGCGATCGCTGGCATCGGGATGGACAAGGAGGTATCCCTGATAACCGATGGCAGGTTCTCTGGTGGAACCAGAGGAGCCGCCATAGGGCATATCTCCCCCGAGGCTGCTGAAGGGGGAACCATCGCCGTGGTACGGGATGGGGATATCATCGAGATCGACATCCCAGCAAAAAGGTTGCAGCTTCACCTAACAGAGGAGGAGATAAAACAACGGCTCAAAGACTGGAGAAGCCCTGAACCAAAGATAAAATCCGGATATATGTACAGGTATGCACAGATGGTCAGCTCAGCTAGTACCGGGGCGGTCTTTCGCGAAAGATAGATGAAAGCATACCCAGATTGTATCCCCTGCCTTCTGAAGTTCACCACTGATACGGCCAAAAAGGCCACCTCAAACACAGACCTCCTGCAGGAGATCTCCCTGGAAGGCCTGCGCATTATCCTCGAGCATGGTTTTGCGGCTATGCCCCCCCAGATTGCCCAGGCCATTAATAGGATGATCAAAGAGAAAACAGGGGTTAATGACCCCTACCGAAAGGATAGGCAGGATCACAATCACCTGGCCATGCGCCTATATCCGTCTTTAAAGGGTGAGATTAGGAACGCCCCTGACCCCTTAAGGGCGGCCCTCAGGGCGGCTGCTGCAGGCAACAGGATAGACTCCGTCTGTCTCGATGAAGGTGTGGATGTAAGGGGGGCCATCCAAAGGAGCCTAACCGAAGATTTTGGCATCGACCATCATGAAGAGATCAAGGAGGCCCTCAGGACTGCCTCAACCCTCCTCTTTGTAGGGGATAATGCAGGGGAGATCGTCTTCGACAAGGTCCTAATAGAGGAGATCCAACGTCACCACCCCCAACTAACGGTTACTTATGTTGTAAAGGGTGGCCCTATCATCAATGATGCCACCATGGATGACGCCCGAGAGGTTGGTATGGAAGATGTGGCCGAGGTCATCGCCAATGGGGATGACGCCCCAGGTACTATCTTAGACCAATGTTGCACCGAGATGAGAGAACTCTTCCAGAAGGCCAATGTGGTAATGGTCAAAGGACAGGGAAATTTTGAGACCCTGGAAGAGGAAAAAAGGGATAGAGTATTCTTCCTCCTGCAGGTCAAATGCCCGGTGATCGCCCAGCATATCGGGACCCAAGTAGGTGATCTCGCCCTTTATTGCAAACCTTCTTAAAAAAGGAAGAGGGAGAGGCCACTGACGTTCACCCCTCCCTCTAGGGGGGTGAGAAAGGAGGGAAAAGACTAGCCCCGCCTGGAAAGGCGGGGAGTTTCACTCCACAATAGGCTGTATCTTTTTAGCTTTAACAATCATTATCTTTCGGTTATCTACTTTTTCCAACACCTTGGTCCCCACTACAACAATACTCATTCCGACTTGTAGATCATCAAGGCCTACCCTTCTCTTTTTAAAACCAATTATTGTTTTGTCTGTAACTAAAACAAAGATCCTCTTTTCCCTTAACTCTGTGATCGGTGTTTTCTCCACAACCAGTCCTCTTTGATCGGTTAGTTTTTCGATAATACGAGCCTTAAATTTGAATACAACTCCCTCTTTATTGATATCTCTAAACCCAAAGATAGATATCATAAGGATTGATGAAAGTACAATTAGTAAATAAATCTTAATTGGTTTGCCTATCTTAGGATATAAACGCATAAAATCCTCCTCAAAATAGTCTTGTTATATGATCAAAACAGCTCACGCCATGAATAGGGATTAAAACTTTTAGCTGGAGATGGGAGATCTATTTTTACAATATACTCACCTGTTCCCACATAGCCCCTAATCTTCCCAGTCTCTGTTATGGTAATCACCACTTCTGTGGGGATGCCATATCCTATCGATTTGGATCGATCTGATTTCTTTAAAACCGCCTCTCCTTCTAGATCATTCGTGGTGTCCAGATTCATCACTGCCTCGGCAGTGAGATAATCTACGACATAGACACGGGCGGCGCCCCCATAGGAACAGGGATCTAAATCAGGGATAAAGGTCGTAAAAATAGCCATGCCATAGATGACAGTGGGAGAGGCCAAGACCTTTTCTCCTTGTTCTTCCAGTGTTATATACCAGCCATCCTGAAGGGTCAGATTGTTTAATGTGGCCTCTGCTTCAGGGCTGCCAGGGTCTTCCTGAAGCACATTGCTGGTTACATCGACAAGATCGGATTCTGTCAGCGGTGAAGTGAAGACATCATTGGTCTTATTCCTGTCCTTTACCGCATAAAATCTATTTACCACCGCGGTCTCCATAGGGTCTGTCCTGTCTCCCGTACCGAAGTAAAGATATTCATATCCCATCTCCAATACCAGATCGAAGGGATAAAAAATCTTTCTCTCTATTGAGCTTGTATTTGCTTTAAACAGAAGGCGTGGGGTCCAGTTGTTGATATTTCCATCCTCGATCCTTGTATCATCGGCATCTGTTCTATGAAGACCAAACCTCCACACCTGACCGCCGAGATCACCTACATATACCCGATTGATGTAGCCATCAAAGGTCGTGTCAACCGCCAGGACAGTACTGGGGATGCTATAGAGCAGATCTGGATGATCCGAGACTGTAAAACTTTTGAACAATTCGCCAGTAGAAACTCTTATCAGATAAAAGGCCCTGCCCTTTGTATTATCGTAGCTGAACCCACCTCCGATAAATGCCACCACCTTATCGGCAGATCCAACTTTCACCTTCCCGATCTGAGGCTCAGACCAGGTCTGGCCCATCTCCGATATTACCGTTGTCGGAGCAGGGATCCCATAGGTGCCTGAGGTGTCTGTACTATCGATCCTCCATAAGAATTGGGGTAAATCCGGGTCGCTGACATCCAGGGCAGTATAACTGGTCCCGCCCCTGCGCTCACCAAATATGATGATCACCTGATCATTATCCGCTACCTCGATAATGCCGTCCCTGTCATTGTCCAAGATATAGGCCTTGGGGGAGGAGTCGACAAAATA
Proteins encoded:
- a CDS encoding citramalate synthase — encoded protein: MMEVKIYDTTLRDGTQGEDISFSAEDKLRITQKLDELGIHYIEGGWPGSNPKDVHYFREVGKIPLTSAKVVAFGSTSRKGVPPEKDANIRSLLEAKTEVITIFGKSWDIHPLTAMDISLEENLDLIYQSITFLKGHVPEVIYDAEHFFDGFKGNKEYALATIKAAETAGADCIVLCDTNGGTLPFELEEIIREVKSSIKTPLGIHVHNDSGLAVANTILAVKEGVVQVQGTINGYGERCGNADLCPVISNLKLKMGAECLSDERLRKLKEVSRFVSELANLPHNKHQPYVGDSAFAHKGGMHVSAIRKSPLTYEHVRPELVGNKQRVLISDLSGESSVLAKAKEFNIKLQKGDRTTKNILVALKELENRGYQFEGAEGSFELLIKKALGFHKKFFDLLGFRVIVEKRGDESPPISEATIMVKVGDRVEHTAALGNGPVNALDNAIRKALENFYPELKEVKLIDYKVRVLSDQEGTGASTRVLIESWDGKANWGTVGVSENIIQASWQALVDSIDYKLLKEEEKGIR
- the ilvD gene encoding dihydroxy-acid dehydratase, whose amino-acid sequence is MRSDAMKKGLERAPHRSLFKAMGYTDSELERPLIGVANSANEVIPGHIHLHEIGKAVKKGIRMAGGTPMEFNTIGICDGIAMGHGGMKYSLGSRELIADSVEVMARAYPFDGLVLVADCDKIVPGMMMAMARLNIPAIVVSGGPMLAGWYHGKEVDLITVFEAVGRVATGEMSLEELSEIESVACPGPGSCAGMFTANSMNCCSEALGIALPGNGTIPAIDNARLRLAQEAGQKVMELVDKGIRPRDLLTQEAFANAIAVDMAFGGSTNTALHLPAIAHEVGLKIDLDIFNQISQKTPHLCNLSPGGPHHVQDLHRAGGIPALMKELSRGGLLNTELLTVTGKTVGENIVSSSINNSEVIRPLDNPYHATGGLVFLFGNLAPDGGVVKASAVAPEMLRHQGPARVFESEEDALRAILAKEIVKGEVIVIRYEGPKGGPGMREMLAPTSAIAGIGMDKEVSLITDGRFSGGTRGAAIGHISPEAAEGGTIAVVRDGDIIEIDIPAKRLQLHLTEEEIKQRLKDWRSPEPKIKSGYMYRYAQMVSSASTGAVFRER
- a CDS encoding DUF89 family protein → MKAYPDCIPCLLKFTTDTAKKATSNTDLLQEISLEGLRIILEHGFAAMPPQIAQAINRMIKEKTGVNDPYRKDRQDHNHLAMRLYPSLKGEIRNAPDPLRAALRAAAAGNRIDSVCLDEGVDVRGAIQRSLTEDFGIDHHEEIKEALRTASTLLFVGDNAGEIVFDKVLIEEIQRHHPQLTVTYVVKGGPIINDATMDDAREVGMEDVAEVIANGDDAPGTILDQCCTEMRELFQKANVVMVKGQGNFETLEEEKRDRVFFLLQVKCPVIAQHIGTQVGDLALYCKPS